A DNA window from Phragmites australis chromosome 11, lpPhrAust1.1, whole genome shotgun sequence contains the following coding sequences:
- the LOC133884348 gene encoding uncharacterized protein LOC133884348 isoform X1, producing the protein MWYARANARWWLDSFDNSGDVFFLAISRNLIMWKQQSKAKETEAYRFPPDAADTPLPDDNWDGCGDRLESAADAKQRNVVASLGTHGGAASSCLLLLQLSSILSNCKCIIQWIRSSRHNPQHYRLCCTPILLSSSGSHGDRDTHDKGDDGGDNVLQSSIKILA; encoded by the exons ATGTGGTACGCGCGTGCCAACGCCCGGTGGTGGCTCGATAGCTTCGACAATAGCGGTGACGTGTTCTTCCTTGCAATTTCCAGGAATTTGATTATGTGGAAGCAACAGAGCAAGGCCAAGGAAACCGAGGCATACAGATTTCCTCCTGACGCCGCGGACACCCCATTACCAGACGACAACTGGGACGGCTGTGGTGATCGTCTCGAATCCGCAGCAGACGCAAAGCAGCGGAACGTCGTGGCCTCGCTGGGCACCCACGGCGGTGCCGCGTCCTCGTGTCTGCTACTGCTGCAACTATCATCCATACTCAG TAACTGCAAATGTATAATCCAATGGATCAGATCTTCTCGGCACAATCCCCAACACTACAGGCTTTGTTGTACACctatcctcctctcctcctcaggCAGTCATGGTGATAGGGACACCCACGACAAGGGTGATGATGGCGGCGACAACGTACTACAGTCATCCATAAAGATATTAGCGTAG